One window from the genome of Deinococcus sp. NW-56 encodes:
- the ribD gene encoding bifunctional diaminohydroxyphosphoribosylaminopyrimidine deaminase/5-amino-6-(5-phosphoribosylamino)uracil reductase RibD has product MALALAEAARGLGRTAPNPAVGCVLVQAGEVVGRGFHPRAGDPHAEVFALREAGERATGATAYVTLEPCSHFGRTPPCADALIAAGVGRVVVAALDPNPQVAGRGVARLRGARIPVTVGVGEAEALRQQSGFRSLVTRGRPWVTYKYAMTLDGKVAAAGEANGAVTSAPARARVMRWRNEADAIAVGIGTVLADDPRLTTRGVEGGRDPRPVIFDPRARTPLAARALRPGTILVTAPEADTRALEDRGAHVLRVTGLPDALHQLGRLNLSSLLLEGGPTLASALFAAGLIDEVRALVAPKLLGAGLSPLSGPARSMAHAAALRDPHIESLGPDVLISGLLNDIPRLSAGGDN; this is encoded by the coding sequence ATGGCCCTCGCACTGGCCGAGGCCGCGCGGGGCCTGGGCCGCACCGCCCCCAACCCAGCGGTGGGCTGCGTGCTCGTGCAGGCAGGGGAGGTGGTGGGCCGTGGCTTCCACCCCCGCGCCGGGGACCCCCACGCCGAGGTCTTCGCCCTGCGGGAAGCGGGCGAGCGGGCTACGGGCGCGACCGCCTACGTCACCCTCGAACCGTGCAGCCATTTTGGGCGCACCCCCCCCTGCGCCGACGCCCTGATCGCAGCGGGCGTGGGGCGGGTGGTCGTCGCCGCCCTGGATCCCAATCCCCAGGTGGCCGGACGTGGCGTGGCGAGGCTGCGCGGGGCCAGAATCCCTGTGACCGTCGGCGTGGGCGAGGCCGAGGCCCTGCGGCAGCAATCAGGCTTCCGCTCGCTGGTCACGCGGGGGCGGCCCTGGGTGACCTACAAGTACGCGATGACGCTGGACGGCAAGGTCGCGGCGGCGGGAGAGGCGAACGGGGCCGTCACCTCTGCCCCAGCGCGGGCGCGGGTGATGCGCTGGCGTAACGAGGCGGACGCCATCGCGGTGGGCATCGGCACCGTCCTGGCCGACGATCCCCGCCTCACCACACGCGGGGTGGAGGGCGGACGCGACCCCCGCCCGGTGATCTTTGACCCCCGCGCCCGCACGCCGCTGGCCGCCCGTGCGTTGCGTCCCGGCACCATCCTCGTGACCGCTCCGGAAGCCGACACTCGCGCCCTGGAAGACCGGGGTGCCCACGTACTGCGGGTCACCGGCCTGCCCGACGCCCTGCACCAGTTGGGCCGCCTGAACCTCTCCAGCCTGCTGCTGGAGGGCGGCCCCACCCTGGCGAGCGCCCTGTTCGCGGCCGGACTCATTGACGAGGTGCGGGCGCTCGTGGCTCCCAAGCTGCTGGGCGCGGGCCTGTCGCCGCTGAGTGGCCCCGCGCGGAGTATGGCCCACGCCGCCGCCCTGCGCGACCCCCACATCGAATCCCTCGGCCCGGATGTCCTGATCTCGGGCCTGCTGAATGACATTCCCCGCCTGAGCGCGGGAGGAGACAACTGA
- the rocF gene encoding arginase, which translates to MDLSILGIPMDLGAGRRGVDMGPSALRNAHLARTLRGLGHTVTDLGDVEVPIPETLDKHAESGLIFLDPIIAACRSAAGRVAALPEGTFPVTLGGDHSVSMGTVTGNALRGGSPRRTGLIWVDAHTDYNTPESSPSGNIHGMPVAHLTGLGDPQLSGLGGGWHLQPEDIVMIGIRSVDANERELLREAGIKAYTMKDVDQLGITRITEETLERLSDTERLHVSFDADALDPSVAPGVGTPVPGGLTYREGHLLMELLSESGRVTSLDIVEVNPVLDTRNQTAEVMVGMAASLLGQRIL; encoded by the coding sequence ATGGACCTGAGCATTCTGGGTATTCCGATGGACCTCGGCGCGGGCCGCCGGGGGGTCGACATGGGGCCGTCGGCGCTGAGAAACGCGCATCTCGCCCGCACGCTGCGGGGGCTGGGGCACACGGTGACGGACCTCGGGGACGTGGAAGTGCCCATCCCCGAGACGCTGGACAAGCACGCGGAGAGCGGGCTGATTTTCCTCGACCCCATCATCGCCGCCTGCCGCAGCGCCGCCGGGCGGGTGGCCGCGCTGCCGGAGGGCACCTTCCCAGTTACCCTGGGCGGCGACCACTCGGTGAGCATGGGCACCGTCACGGGCAACGCCCTGCGCGGCGGCTCCCCCCGGCGCACCGGGCTGATCTGGGTGGACGCCCACACCGACTACAACACCCCGGAGAGTAGCCCCAGCGGCAACATCCACGGGATGCCCGTCGCGCACCTGACCGGGCTGGGCGACCCGCAGCTCTCCGGCCTGGGCGGGGGCTGGCACCTCCAGCCCGAGGACATCGTGATGATCGGCATCCGCAGCGTGGACGCGAACGAGCGCGAATTGCTGCGGGAGGCTGGAATCAAGGCCTACACCATGAAAGACGTGGACCAGCTCGGGATCACCCGCATCACCGAGGAGACGCTGGAGCGCCTCTCTGACACCGAGCGCCTGCACGTCTCCTTCGACGCCGACGCCCTCGACCCCTCGGTCGCCCCCGGCGTGGGCACCCCGGTCCCCGGGGGCCTGACCTACCGCGAGGGGCACCTGCTGATGGAACTGCTCTCGGAGTCGGGCCGGGTGACCAGCCTGGACATCGTGGAGGTCAACCCGGTCCTCGACACCCGCAACCAGACCGCCGAGGTGATGGTGGGGATGGCCGCCAGCCTGCTGGGGCAGCGGATTCTGTAG
- a CDS encoding MarR family winged helix-turn-helix transcriptional regulator translates to MKTADLLARIEEDWQRERPDLDPDPMLTVIAVQRTSQTLQAALEAFFARHDLTPSAFDVLATLRRSAPPEGLTLGDLGTLMAVTPPAVTKRVDGLERRGWVARLPDPRDRRTVRAALTPEGRAAVGRLLEAHVAHEEALLRDLTPQERATLRELLLRIAPQDE, encoded by the coding sequence ATGAAGACCGCCGACCTGCTGGCCCGCATCGAGGAGGACTGGCAGCGGGAGAGGCCGGACCTTGACCCCGACCCCATGCTGACCGTAATCGCGGTGCAGCGGACGAGCCAGACCTTACAAGCCGCCCTAGAGGCCTTCTTTGCCCGGCACGACCTGACCCCCTCCGCCTTCGATGTGCTGGCGACCCTGCGCCGCTCGGCCCCGCCGGAGGGCCTGACGCTGGGCGACCTCGGCACGCTGATGGCCGTGACCCCGCCCGCCGTCACCAAGCGGGTGGATGGGCTGGAGCGCCGGGGGTGGGTCGCCCGCCTGCCTGACCCACGCGACCGCCGCACCGTCCGCGCCGCCCTGACGCCGGAGGGCCGCGCCGCCGTGGGCAGGTTGCTGGAAGCCCACGTCGCCCACGAGGAAGCCCTGCTGCGGGACCTGACACCGCAGGAGCGGGCCACCTTGCGGGAGCTCTTGCTGCGGATCGCGCCCCAGGACGAGTGA
- a CDS encoding single-stranded DNA-binding protein, producing the protein MLHIEFITDLGARVTVDVESADKLLDVQRQYGRLGWTTGDIPSGGYQFPFDNEPDFDWNLIGARKWTSPDGEELIIHRGHAYRRRELEAVDSRKMKLPAAVKYSRGAKNTDPEHVREKADGEFEYVTLAIFRGGKRQERYAVPGSRPAPAGPRPAPAPASRAQPQARPAPAAVADEETPF; encoded by the coding sequence ATGCTGCACATCGAATTCATCACCGATCTGGGCGCCCGAGTCACAGTGGACGTGGAGAGCGCCGACAAGCTGCTCGACGTTCAGCGGCAGTATGGCCGCCTGGGCTGGACGACCGGCGATATCCCGTCCGGGGGCTACCAGTTCCCCTTCGACAACGAACCCGACTTCGACTGGAACCTGATCGGCGCCCGCAAGTGGACCAGCCCCGACGGCGAGGAACTGATCATCCACCGGGGGCACGCCTACCGCCGCCGCGAGCTGGAGGCCGTGGACAGCCGCAAGATGAAGCTGCCCGCCGCCGTGAAGTACAGCCGGGGCGCCAAGAACACCGACCCCGAGCACGTCCGCGAAAAGGCCGACGGCGAGTTCGAATACGTCACTCTGGCGATTTTCCGGGGGGGCAAGCGGCAGGAGCGTTACGCGGTTCCCGGTAGCCGCCCCGCCCCCGCCGGACCCCGCCCCGCTCCGGCCCCCGCGAGCCGCGCCCAGCCGCAGGCCCGCCCGGCCCCGGCAGCGGTGGCCGACGAGGAAACGCCGTTCTGA
- a CDS encoding M42 family metallopeptidase, which translates to MSFDLPATVDLLLRLLNTPSPTGFTEGAIQLLEAELDTLGVPHARTKKGALTWEIAGTGAGHTTFSGHVDTLGAMVKEIKEGGRLRLAMLGGYDWATVEGAYVQVHTQGGEVVTGTVVNTLQSTHVHGPALRELRREQSVMEVRLDARTASPEETRALGIEVGDFVSFEPRALLTEAGYIKGRHLDDKAAVAVFVGVTRALRETPPARTVAFHITTYEEVGHGAATGIPPHTGELIAVDMAAVGEGQTSSEHHVTLCVADSGGPYDHALGNRLRESARRAGLELRVDLYPYYASDGTAAWRAGGDYPVALIGPGVDASHAYERTHTDALEATARLMLAHVNAG; encoded by the coding sequence ATGAGCTTCGACCTCCCCGCCACCGTGGACCTGCTGCTGCGCTTGCTCAACACCCCCAGCCCGACCGGATTCACCGAGGGGGCGATTCAGTTGCTGGAGGCCGAGCTGGACACCCTCGGCGTCCCGCACGCCCGCACGAAGAAGGGGGCGCTGACCTGGGAGATCGCCGGGACGGGCGCGGGCCACACCACCTTCAGCGGCCACGTGGACACGCTGGGAGCGATGGTCAAGGAGATCAAGGAGGGTGGCCGTCTGCGCCTCGCCATGCTGGGGGGCTACGACTGGGCGACGGTGGAGGGCGCATACGTGCAGGTGCATACCCAGGGCGGCGAGGTGGTCACGGGCACCGTCGTGAACACCCTCCAGAGCACCCACGTTCACGGCCCCGCCCTGCGCGAGCTGAGGCGCGAGCAGAGCGTGATGGAGGTCCGGCTGGATGCCCGCACCGCCTCCCCGGAGGAGACGCGGGCGCTCGGGATTGAAGTGGGTGACTTCGTGAGCTTTGAACCCCGCGCCCTGCTCACCGAGGCTGGGTACATCAAGGGTCGCCACCTCGACGACAAGGCGGCCGTCGCCGTGTTCGTGGGCGTGACCCGCGCCCTGCGGGAGACGCCGCCCGCTCGCACGGTCGCCTTTCACATCACCACCTACGAGGAGGTCGGACACGGGGCCGCGACCGGCATCCCGCCGCACACGGGCGAGCTGATCGCGGTGGATATGGCCGCCGTGGGCGAGGGGCAGACGAGCAGCGAGCACCACGTCACCCTCTGCGTGGCCGACAGTGGCGGGCCGTATGACCACGCGCTCGGGAACCGCCTGCGCGAGTCGGCGCGGCGGGCGGGGCTGGAGCTGCGGGTGGACCTCTACCCCTACTACGCTTCGGACGGCACGGCGGCGTGGCGGGCGGGCGGCGACTACCCGGTCGCGCTGATCGGCCCCGGCGTGGACGCCAGCCACGCCTACGAGCGCACCCACACGGACGCACTGGAGGCCACCGCCCGGCTGATGCTGGCGCATGTCAACGCCGGGTGA
- a CDS encoding DUF3248 domain-containing protein, whose product MTGGSPPDPSPAPLPPDLVRQLEALGGQLVWRVGKDEVSDEVVVRLGYASATPRFAHLPRLRSANDAELQAALSENRVVIEWVD is encoded by the coding sequence ATGACCGGCGGCTCCCCTCCTGACCCCTCCCCGGCGCCCCTGCCCCCGGACTTGGTCCGGCAGCTTGAGGCCCTGGGCGGGCAACTCGTGTGGCGCGTCGGCAAGGACGAGGTCAGCGACGAGGTGGTGGTACGGCTGGGGTACGCCTCGGCCACGCCGCGCTTCGCGCACCTGCCCCGGCTCCGCAGCGCGAACGACGCCGAGCTTCAGGCCGCGCTGAGCGAGAACCGGGTGGTGATCGAGTGGGTGGATTGA
- a CDS encoding DMT family transporter: MNAGLLLGTLGAGIGLAAGLVFNVRLARALGTPLAATLVNFLVGGVLLAALWLVGVGRAGPAHLPPLWMLTGGLLGASYVTLNLIGAARLGVGVGTVAATLGQLLVALALPALGWLGQTQRLPSAAEGLSALLLLAAVALLAGDRQRAGGGRG, from the coding sequence ATGAACGCCGGGCTGCTGCTGGGCACGCTGGGGGCGGGCATCGGCCTCGCGGCGGGGCTGGTCTTCAACGTGCGGCTGGCGCGGGCGCTGGGGACTCCGCTGGCGGCCACCCTGGTGAACTTTCTGGTGGGCGGGGTGCTGCTGGCGGCCTTGTGGCTGGTCGGCGTCGGTCGGGCGGGTCCGGCGCACCTGCCGCCCCTCTGGATGCTGACGGGTGGGTTGCTGGGAGCCAGTTACGTCACCCTCAACCTGATCGGGGCGGCCCGGCTGGGGGTGGGCGTGGGGACGGTGGCCGCGACGCTGGGGCAGTTGCTCGTGGCGCTGGCGCTCCCCGCGCTGGGCTGGCTGGGGCAGACGCAGCGGCTCCCCTCGGCGGCCGAGGGCCTCAGCGCCCTGCTGCTGCTGGCCGCCGTCGCCCTGCTCGCCGGGGACCGTCAGCGGGCGGGCGGGGGGCGGGGATGA
- a CDS encoding MerR family transcriptional regulator produces the protein MTDTQDTLSIGAFACASRLSLKALRLYDDLGLLPPDRVDPDTGYRFYAPAQIGTARLIGLLRTVEMPLADIRALLDAPAHEQAGRVEAHWREAQALHLQRAAVARHLIHTLRGDPMPTSYEVQSRDVPAQTVLTTQRRVFLPDLSAYIGASMDRLHAEVQAQGAEVAGPPVVIYHGEVNADSDGPVEVCVPYRGPVQPGGDFTAREEPAHTEAFVTVRKADFEYHELMAAYDAVDRHARAHGTRTGLSCREVYPYDWDAAGPDDPAGEVACPYQPRG, from the coding sequence ATGACCGACACGCAGGACACCCTTTCTATCGGCGCCTTTGCCTGCGCCTCGCGCCTGAGCCTGAAGGCGCTGCGGCTCTACGACGACCTCGGCCTGCTGCCTCCCGACCGGGTGGACCCGGACACGGGCTACCGCTTCTACGCGCCCGCCCAAATCGGGACGGCCCGCCTGATCGGCCTGCTGCGCACGGTCGAGATGCCCCTAGCCGACATTCGCGCCCTGCTGGACGCCCCCGCGCATGAGCAGGCCGGGCGGGTCGAGGCGCACTGGCGGGAGGCGCAGGCCCTTCACCTTCAGCGGGCCGCCGTCGCGCGGCACCTGATCCACACCCTGAGGGGAGATCCCATGCCCACGAGTTACGAAGTCCAGTCCCGCGACGTGCCCGCCCAGACGGTCCTGACCACCCAGCGCCGGGTGTTCCTGCCGGACCTCAGTGCCTACATCGGTGCCTCAATGGACCGCCTGCACGCCGAGGTGCAGGCGCAGGGGGCGGAGGTCGCTGGACCGCCCGTCGTGATCTACCACGGCGAGGTCAACGCCGACTCCGACGGCCCGGTGGAGGTCTGCGTGCCCTACCGGGGGCCGGTGCAGCCGGGTGGCGACTTCACGGCCCGCGAGGAACCTGCCCACACCGAGGCTTTCGTGACCGTCCGCAAGGCCGACTTTGAGTACCACGAGCTGATGGCCGCTTACGACGCGGTGGACCGCCACGCCCGCGCCCACGGCACTCGCACCGGCCTCTCCTGCCGCGAGGTCTATCCCTACGACTGGGACGCGGCGGGACCAGACGACCCGGCGGGCGAGGTGGCCTGCCCGTACCAGCCGCGCGGCTAA
- a CDS encoding riboflavin synthase: MFTGIVEQVGRVTHAAEQNGNLTLTVTPERMWSDLALGESIACSGTCLTVTGWDETGFTVDLSRQTLAKTAPHWGVGARLNLERAMTASGRFGGHVVSGHVDGTGEVLEMRKEPGAYTLRVRAAPHLARYLVPKGSITVDGVSLTVVDTGGPGGSRADLAPDEFTLWLVPHTLEVTTLGDWRPGTVVNLEADQMAKYVERLLLMRDFGQPEVAR, encoded by the coding sequence ATGTTCACCGGAATCGTGGAACAGGTCGGCCGCGTCACGCACGCCGCCGAGCAAAACGGCAACCTCACCCTGACCGTCACGCCGGAGCGAATGTGGTCCGACCTCGCGTTGGGCGAGTCCATCGCCTGCTCGGGCACCTGCCTCACCGTGACAGGGTGGGACGAGACGGGGTTCACCGTGGACCTCAGCCGCCAGACGCTCGCCAAGACCGCCCCGCACTGGGGGGTCGGTGCCCGGCTCAACCTTGAGCGGGCGATGACCGCCTCGGGCCGCTTCGGCGGGCATGTGGTGAGCGGGCATGTGGACGGCACGGGCGAGGTTCTGGAGATGCGCAAGGAACCCGGCGCCTACACCCTGCGCGTCCGCGCCGCGCCTCACCTGGCCCGTTACCTCGTACCGAAGGGCAGCATCACGGTGGACGGTGTAAGCCTCACCGTCGTGGATACGGGCGGTCCCGGCGGCAGCCGCGCGGACCTCGCGCCCGACGAGTTCACCCTCTGGCTGGTGCCCCACACGCTGGAGGTCACCACCCTGGGCGACTGGCGGCCCGGCACGGTGGTCAATCTGGAGGCCGACCAGATGGCGAAGTATGTCGAGCGGCTGCTGCTCATGCGCGACTTCGGGCAGCCGGAGGTGGCGCGATGA
- a CDS encoding metallophosphoesterase has protein sequence MVHPFVYREGFARSAPAVDLVLAAGDLPGYYLEFLASVLTVPILYVHGNHGDESVDEGDGPIPPRGVIPVHGRVVTAAGLRVAGWGGVPRYRPGGEGQYSPSQARRGLGWLAWQARRGVDVLLTHAPPLGPHTGSDYAHRGCPEITRFMARRRPRLVVHGHVHEYEGRKADYVDEASGACVVNAYGYRVLDV, from the coding sequence ATGGTGCATCCCTTCGTGTACCGCGAGGGCTTTGCCCGCTCGGCCCCGGCGGTGGACCTGGTGCTCGCGGCGGGCGACCTGCCGGGCTATTACCTCGAATTCCTGGCGAGCGTACTCACCGTGCCCATCCTGTATGTCCACGGCAACCACGGCGACGAGTCGGTGGACGAGGGGGACGGCCCGATTCCTCCACGCGGGGTGATCCCGGTGCATGGCCGGGTGGTGACGGCGGCGGGGCTGCGGGTGGCGGGCTGGGGCGGGGTGCCGCGCTACCGGCCCGGCGGCGAGGGGCAGTATTCGCCGTCGCAGGCCCGGCGCGGCCTGGGGTGGCTCGCGTGGCAGGCCCGCCGGGGGGTGGACGTGCTGCTCACCCACGCGCCGCCGCTGGGGCCGCACACCGGCAGCGACTACGCCCACCGGGGCTGCCCCGAAATCACCCGCTTCATGGCCCGCCGCCGCCCCCGCCTCGTGGTCCACGGCCACGTCCACGAGTACGAGGGCCGCAAAGCGGATTACGTGGACGAGGCCAGCGGCGCCTGCGTGGTGAACGCCTACGGCTACCGGGTGCTGGACGTGTGA
- the ribA gene encoding GTP cyclohydrolase II, with amino-acid sequence MTLAPIPDLLAELRAGRPVILVDDEGRENEGDLLMPAETATPEWVNFMAREGRGLICVTLPPERAAELDLTPMVGTGTFGGGTDPNGTAFTVSVDHVSNSTGISAYDRAATIGALADPAATPADFRRPGHIFPLVARPGGVLRRAGHTEAGCDLARLAGFAPVGVICEIMGDSGEMLRLPDLLACGGRHGLKVGSIEALIAYRMEHDPFLRVAAEAKLPTEYGEFRLVGFEDSLSGAEHVALVMGEVDEKPLLVRVHSECLTGDAFHSLRCDCGPQRDAALRAIAEEGRGVLVYLRQEGRGIGLLNKIRAYALQDGGADTVDANLQLGFPADARDFGIGAQMLHLLGARRLRVLTNNPRKLHSLGGFGLEVVERVPLHVGQNAHNAGYLATKGAKLGHLR; translated from the coding sequence ATGACCCTCGCCCCCATCCCCGACCTGCTGGCCGAACTGCGGGCCGGGCGTCCGGTCATCCTGGTGGACGACGAGGGCCGCGAGAACGAGGGCGACCTCCTCATGCCCGCCGAGACCGCCACGCCGGAATGGGTCAACTTCATGGCGCGGGAGGGCCGGGGCCTGATCTGCGTGACCCTGCCTCCCGAGCGGGCCGCCGAGCTGGACCTCACGCCGATGGTGGGCACCGGAACTTTTGGAGGGGGCACCGATCCCAACGGCACGGCCTTCACGGTCAGCGTGGACCACGTCAGCAACTCCACCGGGATCAGCGCCTACGACCGAGCAGCGACGATCGGGGCGCTGGCCGACCCCGCCGCGACCCCCGCCGACTTCCGCCGTCCAGGGCACATCTTCCCGCTCGTCGCGCGGCCCGGTGGGGTTCTGCGCCGCGCTGGGCACACCGAGGCGGGCTGCGACCTCGCCCGGCTCGCGGGCTTCGCGCCCGTGGGCGTGATCTGCGAGATCATGGGCGACAGCGGCGAGATGCTGCGCCTGCCCGACCTCCTCGCTTGCGGGGGGAGGCATGGCCTAAAGGTCGGCTCTATCGAGGCGCTGATCGCCTACCGGATGGAACACGACCCCTTCCTGCGGGTGGCGGCCGAGGCGAAATTGCCCACCGAGTACGGCGAGTTCCGGCTGGTCGGGTTTGAGGACAGCCTCTCCGGGGCCGAGCACGTCGCCCTCGTGATGGGCGAGGTGGATGAAAAGCCATTGTTGGTGCGGGTCCACTCCGAGTGCCTGACCGGGGACGCCTTCCACTCGCTGCGCTGCGACTGCGGGCCGCAGCGGGACGCGGCGCTGCGGGCGATTGCGGAAGAAGGCCGGGGCGTCCTCGTCTACCTGCGGCAGGAGGGCCGGGGCATCGGCCTGCTGAACAAGATTCGCGCCTACGCCCTGCAAGACGGCGGGGCCGACACGGTGGACGCCAACCTGCAACTCGGCTTTCCCGCCGACGCCCGCGACTTCGGGATCGGCGCCCAGATGCTGCACCTGCTGGGGGCCCGGCGCCTGCGCGTCCTGACCAACAACCCCCGCAAGCTGCACTCGCTGGGGGGCTTCGGACTGGAGGTCGTGGAGCGGGTGCCGCTGCACGTCGGCCAGAACGCGCACAACGCGGGGTATCTGGCGACGAAGGGAGCGAAGTTGGGACATCTGCGGTAG
- a CDS encoding DMT family transporter, which translates to MDQRSFWPALVLTVLAGGLLPLQFAVNGALADELGSVTLTGTLSYAAGALGLLVLLGLTRQRPDWEGARQAPPWSWLGGVVGSAYVVGSVVLTQALGTAVATTLVIAAQVVTAILLDHLGVLGLERRRVNPVRAGALALVLAALGLRLWGAA; encoded by the coding sequence ATGGATCAACGTTCGTTCTGGCCCGCCCTCGTCCTGACGGTGCTGGCCGGGGGGCTGCTCCCGCTACAATTCGCGGTGAATGGGGCGCTGGCCGATGAGCTGGGGTCGGTGACGCTGACGGGCACGCTCTCCTATGCGGCGGGAGCCCTGGGGCTGCTGGTCTTGCTGGGGCTGACGCGGCAGCGGCCCGACTGGGAGGGCGCCCGGCAGGCCCCGCCCTGGAGTTGGCTGGGCGGGGTCGTCGGCAGCGCCTATGTGGTGGGCAGTGTGGTACTCACGCAGGCGCTGGGCACCGCCGTGGCGACCACGCTGGTGATCGCCGCGCAGGTCGTCACGGCGATTCTGCTCGACCACCTGGGGGTACTGGGGCTGGAGCGGCGGCGGGTCAACCCGGTGCGGGCGGGAGCGCTGGCACTCGTCCTCGCCGCGCTGGGATTGCGGCTGTGGGGAGCGGCATGA
- a CDS encoding DUF4357 domain-containing protein has protein sequence MPGPILPVRDAVHDIQQWLATSPSPGEAVVRQAIVLRLLQAAGFDIWNPAEVVPEETNATGNRADFLIRAGAGKFALEIKGMGVTLGAVHFQQAATYAVNEGTRWAIVTNGRVWIAIDEHLPGKWEERVALRVELAQEGDTFAHDLATLLDAETWRADAFAGAVETVRQRQHQRRDEARIQREKRPIVEAIQARYQIPTFELAAENAVEAGKITEAERDVLLGKPVKQEVAAQNSPTKQRRQPPTPMLQPHQTTGKAEQPPQPTEEIHFTYRILEAVAHAIYCPADGTWTVKAGSTLVPEVKAYATGVQLHREQLLGTGQLVRQGDQIKYAVDVVYPSPSAAAGAVSGASKNGWDVWIDDLARPAQFHRPKNKNHSD, from the coding sequence ATGCCCGGCCCGATTCTCCCCGTCCGTGACGCGGTCCATGACATTCAGCAGTGGCTGGCGACCTCTCCCAGTCCCGGCGAAGCGGTGGTGCGGCAGGCCATCGTGCTGCGGCTCTTGCAGGCAGCGGGTTTCGACATCTGGAATCCGGCGGAAGTCGTGCCGGAGGAAACGAACGCGACCGGGAACCGCGCCGACTTCCTGATCCGGGCCGGGGCGGGCAAGTTCGCGCTGGAGATCAAGGGCATGGGCGTGACGCTGGGCGCGGTCCACTTCCAGCAGGCGGCCACCTATGCCGTCAACGAGGGCACGCGCTGGGCCATCGTCACCAATGGCCGCGTGTGGATCGCCATCGACGAGCATCTGCCCGGCAAATGGGAGGAACGGGTCGCCCTGCGGGTGGAACTCGCGCAGGAGGGGGACACCTTCGCCCACGACCTTGCCACGCTGCTGGACGCGGAAACGTGGCGGGCGGACGCCTTTGCCGGAGCTGTGGAGACGGTCCGGCAGCGCCAGCACCAACGCCGCGACGAGGCCCGGATTCAGCGGGAAAAGCGCCCCATCGTGGAGGCGATTCAGGCCAGGTACCAGATTCCGACCTTCGAACTCGCCGCCGAGAACGCGGTGGAAGCGGGCAAGATCACCGAGGCAGAACGGGACGTGCTGTTGGGCAAGCCTGTGAAGCAGGAGGTCGCCGCACAAAATTCACCTACAAAACAGCGACGTCAGCCGCCCACGCCCATGCTCCAGCCTCATCAGACCACCGGCAAAGCAGAGCAGCCTCCCCAACCCACCGAAGAAATTCACTTCACCTACCGGATTCTGGAAGCGGTGGCTCACGCCATTTACTGTCCTGCCGACGGGACGTGGACTGTGAAAGCAGGTAGTACGCTCGTCCCCGAGGTCAAAGCCTACGCGACGGGCGTACAACTTCACCGGGAACAACTGCTGGGCACAGGGCAACTGGTTCGACAAGGCGACCAGATCAAGTACGCGGTAGACGTGGTTTACCCGTCTCCGAGTGCCGCCGCAGGAGCGGTGTCCGGCGCTTCAAAAAACGGCTGGGATGTCTGGATTGACGACCTTGCACGTCCAGCACAATTTCACCGGCCCAAGAATAAGAATCACTCCGACTGA
- the paaI gene encoding hydroxyphenylacetyl-CoA thioesterase PaaI, with the protein MSYADTLGMRVLEATPGLTRVTLTVTEGGLNLHGTAHGGLLFSLADEAFAVISNLEAQAVAVETHLSFFRAARPGDQLIAVATPERVGRTLATYRVEVRRGEQGPVLALFLGTVSRRERGQSE; encoded by the coding sequence ATGAGCTACGCCGACACGCTGGGGATGCGGGTGCTGGAGGCCACGCCGGGCCTGACCCGCGTCACGCTGACCGTCACGGAGGGGGGATTGAACCTGCACGGCACCGCGCACGGCGGCCTGCTGTTCTCCCTCGCGGACGAGGCCTTCGCGGTCATCAGCAATCTGGAGGCGCAGGCGGTGGCGGTCGAGACGCACCTGAGCTTTTTCCGGGCGGCGCGGCCGGGCGACCAACTCATCGCTGTCGCCACGCCCGAGCGGGTGGGCCGCACCTTGGCGACCTACCGGGTGGAGGTCCGGCGGGGCGAGCAGGGGCCAGTGCTGGCGCTGTTTCTGGGGACGGTATCGCGGCGGGAGCGGGGTCAGTCGGAGTGA